A single uncultured Fusobacterium sp. DNA region contains:
- a CDS encoding TRAP transporter large permease subunit encodes MKFIDKLEEWIGGTLFMGMFIVLIAQIFARQVFGRPLMWSEELSSLIFVYVGMLGISMGIRNQTHVLIDFLCSRFSPRMQKVVFTISQIIIFICIIFMGYLGNILYKKKWIFELVSLKISSGWMYLALPLISILMLYRFYQAYKENYENNKVCIKPIFFLIALVVIIGILVVNPKLFAVLRVSNYVKLGAMGGFVTIAIWLVMIFAGVPVGWSLMAATLFYFSTGRWNVVYFASAKLIDSLNSFSLLSVPFFVLTGILMNGSGITERIFNFAKALLGHYTGGMGHVNVAASLIFSGMSGSAIADAGGLGQLEIKAMRDEGYDDDICGGITAASCIIGPLVPPSISMIVYGVIANQSIAKLFLAGFVPGVLTTIALMIMNYFICKKRGYKKAKKATFKEQVEAFKKSFWALLTPFIIIGGIFSGLFTPTEAAVVAAMYSVVLGAFIYKELTIQSLFKHCVEAMAISGVTVLMIITVTFFGDMIAREQIAMRIAEFFMTFASSKLSVLIMINALLLFLGMFIDALALQFLVLPMLIPVAANFGIDLVFFGVMTTLNMMIGILTPPMGMALFVVAQVGKMPVSVVTKGVLPFLIPIFITLVVITIFPGIITFLPNLIM; translated from the coding sequence ATGAAATTTATAGATAAGTTGGAAGAGTGGATAGGTGGTACTCTGTTTATGGGGATGTTTATAGTCCTTATAGCACAGATTTTTGCAAGACAAGTATTTGGAAGACCATTGATGTGGAGTGAGGAACTTTCAAGCTTGATATTTGTATATGTTGGAATGCTTGGAATTAGTATGGGAATAAGAAATCAAACTCATGTATTGATAGATTTCTTATGTTCAAGATTTTCTCCAAGAATGCAAAAGGTAGTTTTTACAATATCACAAATAATAATATTCATTTGTATTATATTTATGGGGTATTTAGGAAATATCCTATATAAGAAAAAATGGATATTTGAACTTGTATCATTAAAAATATCAAGTGGATGGATGTATTTAGCACTACCATTAATTTCAATATTAATGTTATATCGTTTTTATCAAGCTTACAAAGAAAATTATGAAAATAACAAAGTATGTATAAAACCAATATTCTTTTTAATAGCTTTAGTTGTAATCATTGGAATTTTAGTTGTAAATCCTAAACTATTTGCTGTTTTAAGAGTTTCAAATTATGTTAAATTAGGAGCAATGGGTGGATTTGTTACAATAGCTATATGGCTTGTTATGATATTTGCAGGAGTACCTGTTGGTTGGTCTTTAATGGCAGCTACACTATTTTATTTTTCAACTGGAAGATGGAATGTAGTTTACTTTGCTTCAGCAAAATTAATAGATAGTTTAAATAGTTTTAGTTTATTAAGTGTGCCTTTCTTTGTACTTACAGGAATACTTATGAATGGTTCTGGAATAACAGAAAGAATATTCAACTTTGCTAAAGCACTATTAGGACACTATACTGGTGGAATGGGACATGTAAACGTAGCAGCTTCTCTAATCTTTTCTGGAATGTCAGGATCAGCAATAGCAGATGCTGGAGGACTTGGACAATTAGAGATAAAAGCTATGAGAGATGAGGGATATGATGATGATATTTGTGGAGGAATAACTGCAGCATCTTGTATCATAGGACCATTAGTTCCACCTAGTATCAGTATGATAGTTTATGGAGTTATAGCTAACCAATCTATAGCAAAACTATTCTTAGCAGGATTTGTTCCTGGAGTATTAACAACAATAGCTCTAATGATAATGAACTATTTTATTTGTAAAAAAAGAGGGTATAAAAAAGCTAAAAAGGCTACTTTTAAAGAGCAAGTAGAAGCTTTTAAGAAATCTTTCTGGGCATTATTAACACCATTTATAATAATTGGAGGAATTTTCTCAGGACTATTTACTCCAACTGAAGCAGCTGTAGTAGCAGCAATGTATTCAGTAGTTTTAGGAGCTTTTATTTATAAAGAGTTAACAATCCAGTCTCTATTTAAGCATTGTGTAGAAGCAATGGCAATCAGTGGAGTAACAGTTCTTATGATAATTACAGTTACATTCTTTGGTGATATGATAGCTAGAGAGCAGATAGCTATGAGAATAGCAGAGTTCTTTATGACATTTGCAAGTTCAAAATTATCAGTATTAATAATGATAAATGCATTATTACTATTCTTAGGAATGTTCATAGATGCACTAGCTTTACAATTCTTAGTATTACCAATGTTGATACCAGTAGCAGCTAACTTTGGAATAGATCTAGTATTCTTTGGAGTAATGACAACATTGAATATGATGATAGGAATATTAACTCCACCTATGGGAATGGCACTATTTGTTGTTGCACAGGTTGGAAAAATGCCAGTAAGTGTGGTAACAAAAGGGGTATTACCATTCTTAATTCCAATATTTATAACATTAGTTGTAATAACAATATTCCCAGGAATTATAACTTTCTTACCAAACTTAATAATGTAA
- a CDS encoding sialic acid TRAP transporter substrate-binding protein SiaP: MKRGLKGLGLGILFGVMTTAALAAEYDLKMGMVAGTSSNEYKAAEYFAQQLKEKSNGQIEVAIFANGQLGDDRSMIEQLSGGALDFTFAELGRFSIFFPEAEVYTLPYMMKDFNHMQRATWETQFGENLREKINNELGITILSQGYNGTRQTSSNKAINSIKDMEGLKLRVPTAPANLNYAKYSGASPTPMAFSEVYLALQTNSVDGQENPLSAIRAQKFYEVQPYLAMTNHIINDQLYLVSNATMEMLPEDLQNVVKEAAEAAAEYHTKLFVDEEASLKDFFKSNGVTITEPNTDEFKAAMQPVYDEYIKKNGKLGEEGVKEINSVR; the protein is encoded by the coding sequence ATGAAAAGAGGATTAAAAGGATTAGGATTAGGAATTTTATTTGGAGTAATGACAACAGCAGCATTAGCAGCAGAGTATGATTTAAAAATGGGAATGGTTGCAGGAACATCTTCAAATGAATACAAAGCAGCAGAGTATTTTGCACAACAATTAAAAGAAAAATCAAATGGACAAATTGAAGTTGCAATTTTTGCTAATGGACAATTAGGAGATGACAGAAGCATGATTGAACAACTTTCAGGAGGAGCACTTGATTTTACATTTGCAGAATTAGGAAGATTCTCTATCTTCTTCCCAGAAGCAGAAGTATATACATTACCATATATGATGAAAGATTTTAATCATATGCAAAGAGCAACATGGGAAACTCAATTTGGAGAAAATTTAAGAGAAAAAATTAATAATGAATTAGGAATTACTATTTTATCTCAAGGATATAATGGAACTAGACAAACTTCTTCAAATAAAGCTATTAACTCTATTAAAGATATGGAAGGATTAAAATTAAGAGTTCCTACAGCACCAGCTAACTTGAACTATGCTAAATATTCAGGAGCATCTCCTACACCAATGGCTTTCTCAGAAGTTTACTTAGCACTACAAACTAACTCAGTAGATGGACAAGAAAACCCATTATCAGCTATTAGAGCACAAAAATTCTATGAGGTACAACCATACCTAGCAATGACTAATCATATTATAAATGACCAATTATATTTAGTAAGTAATGCAACTATGGAAATGTTACCAGAAGATTTACAAAATGTAGTAAAAGAAGCAGCAGAAGCAGCAGCTGAATATCATACAAAATTATTCGTAGATGAAGAAGCAAGCTTAAAAGATTTCTTTAAATCAAATGGAGTAACTATAACAGAACCTAATACTGATGAGTTTAAAGCAGCTATGCAACCTGTATATGATGAGTACATTAAGAAAAATGGAAAATTAGGAGAAGAGGGAGTAAAAGAGATAAACTCAGTTAGATAA
- a CDS encoding LacI family DNA-binding transcriptional regulator, whose amino-acid sequence MITQKEIAEKLGISRTTVARAINGSPLIKEETKRKVLELVKETKYEKNYVGSSLAGKRSKKVCALVVESKNEFYTTEIKRGINIAAKEYKVYNYKIEIKTTDINDPKKQIEELEKILQNKNLDGIIITPLDKEKVYEILKPYLEKIKIVSLGIRLHNNIPHVGPDHIKQGRIAAGLMDNLLRKNEKLLIVDNGDDKVSSKLYLKGFLDRINNTEIEILGPLEGNGIEKSVELIKDLFAKEKIDGLYINRYAHDILEKLPKELLVGKKIVTNGIGKIIKGLIKKKIIAMTVMEEISSEGYTAGKNMFEMLYKDKLFEEKWEKSRSRIIFYENLED is encoded by the coding sequence ATGATAACTCAAAAAGAGATTGCTGAAAAATTAGGGATAAGTAGAACTACAGTAGCAAGAGCAATAAATGGGAGTCCTTTAATAAAAGAAGAAACCAAAAGAAAAGTTTTAGAATTAGTTAAAGAAACTAAGTATGAAAAAAATTATGTTGGAAGTTCTTTAGCTGGTAAGAGAAGCAAAAAAGTTTGTGCTTTAGTAGTTGAATCTAAAAATGAGTTTTATACTACTGAAATAAAAAGAGGAATTAATATAGCAGCAAAGGAATATAAAGTATATAATTATAAAATTGAAATAAAGACAACAGATATAAATGATCCTAAAAAGCAAATTGAAGAATTAGAAAAAATTCTTCAAAATAAAAATTTAGATGGAATTATTATAACTCCATTGGATAAAGAGAAAGTATATGAAATATTAAAGCCATATTTAGAAAAAATAAAGATAGTATCTTTAGGAATAAGATTACATAATAATATACCTCATGTAGGTCCTGACCATATAAAACAAGGTAGAATAGCAGCTGGACTTATGGATAATCTTTTAAGAAAAAATGAGAAACTTTTGATAGTAGATAATGGTGATGATAAAGTTTCATCAAAACTGTATTTAAAGGGATTTTTAGATAGAATAAATAATACAGAGATTGAAATTTTAGGACCTTTAGAGGGAAATGGAATAGAAAAGAGTGTAGAGTTAATAAAAGATTTATTTGCTAAGGAAAAAATAGATGGATTATATATAAACAGATATGCTCATGATATTTTAGAAAAATTACCTAAAGAATTATTAGTAGGTAAAAAAATTGTAACAAATGGAATAGGGAAAATAATAAAAGGACTTATAAAGAAAAAAATAATAGCTATGACAGTAATGGAAGAGATAAGTTCTGAAGGGTATACAGCAGGAAAGAATATGTTTGAAATGTTATATAAAGATAAATTATTTGAAGAAAAATGGGAGAAATCTAGGTCTAGAATAATTTTTTATGAAAATTTAGAAGATTAA
- a CDS encoding sodium:solute symporter → MSWHWFNWVVILLYFAGMFMVGVYFSKRTTSTEDYFKAGGRVPAWVTACSIYATALSSISFIAIPASVFSKGWLLGMAPLGIIPIVWVAAVVFVPFFRRVNVTTAYEYLGKRFDNKFRLIGSLAFILFHVVRMAIVLYLPTLALQQALPSLNPVILTVGVAIFCVAYTSMGGIEAVLWSDAIQTIVLLLGALLIIIAGFTAAPEGVGQGFKALSDGGMLLNSDFFSMDLAKISIWTMLIGGFVNSIYSYVGSQDIVQRYNTTKNEEEAKKSLFMNIPLLLTSIFIFVGMGSALFIFFKFKAQLPTGINGNAILPYFVIQYIPTGISGLVLAAIFAAAQSTVSSSLNSVSTCMTADILEHLRPDMNDKQKLSFAKGSSWIVGILSTILAVHFLYAGQGDMFLYFQAITGLLGGPIAGVFLVGIFFEKVNTKAVWVGFIASILIAVYLTNPMGMAAAVIPNYVQPKVFEFMISFLIIGGSVIVSVLASFVTGRPKEEQIKGLTYTSVKNMK, encoded by the coding sequence ATGAGTTGGCATTGGTTTAACTGGGTTGTTATTTTATTATATTTTGCAGGTATGTTTATGGTTGGAGTTTATTTTTCAAAAAGAACAACTTCAACTGAAGATTATTTTAAGGCGGGAGGAAGAGTTCCTGCTTGGGTAACTGCATGTAGTATCTATGCAACTGCACTATCATCTATATCTTTTATTGCTATTCCTGCTTCTGTTTTTAGCAAAGGATGGTTATTAGGAATGGCACCTTTAGGAATTATTCCTATTGTTTGGGTTGCAGCTGTTGTATTTGTTCCTTTCTTTAGAAGAGTTAACGTAACTACTGCTTATGAGTATCTTGGAAAAAGATTTGATAACAAATTTAGACTTATTGGAAGTTTAGCTTTTATACTTTTCCACGTTGTTAGAATGGCTATAGTACTTTATCTTCCAACATTAGCTTTACAACAAGCTCTTCCAAGTTTAAATCCTGTAATTCTTACTGTTGGAGTTGCAATCTTCTGTGTTGCTTATACTTCTATGGGAGGAATTGAAGCAGTTTTATGGTCAGATGCTATTCAAACTATCGTTTTATTACTTGGAGCACTATTAATTATAATAGCAGGATTTACAGCTGCTCCTGAAGGTGTTGGACAAGGATTTAAAGCTCTTTCTGATGGTGGAATGCTTTTAAATAGTGACTTCTTCAGTATGGATCTTGCTAAAATTAGTATTTGGACTATGTTAATAGGTGGATTTGTAAACTCTATCTACTCTTATGTTGGAAGCCAAGATATTGTACAAAGATACAATACTACTAAAAATGAAGAGGAAGCTAAGAAAAGTTTATTTATGAATATACCACTATTACTTACTAGTATATTCATCTTCGTAGGAATGGGATCTGCTCTATTTATATTCTTCAAATTTAAAGCTCAACTTCCTACTGGTATAAATGGAAATGCTATATTACCATATTTCGTAATTCAATATATACCTACTGGTATTTCTGGACTTGTTCTAGCTGCTATATTTGCTGCTGCTCAATCTACTGTTTCATCAAGTTTAAACTCTGTTTCTACTTGTATGACAGCTGATATCTTAGAACATTTAAGACCAGATATGAATGATAAACAAAAATTATCTTTTGCTAAAGGTTCAAGCTGGATAGTAGGAATTTTAAGTACAATACTTGCAGTTCACTTCCTATATGCTGGACAAGGAGATATGTTCTTATATTTCCAAGCTATTACTGGATTATTAGGAGGACCTATTGCTGGTGTTTTCTTAGTTGGAATTTTCTTTGAAAAAGTAAATACAAAAGCAGTTTGGGTTGGATTTATAGCTTCAATATTAATAGCTGTATATTTAACTAACCCTATGGGAATGGCTGCAGCTGTAATTCCTAACTATGTTCAACCAAAAGTATTTGAATTTATGATTTCTTTCTTAATAATTGGAGGAAGTGTTATTGTTTCAGTTCTTGCTTCTTTTGTTACTGGAAGACCTAAAGAAGAGCAAATAAAAGGTTTAACTTATACTTCAGTTAAAAATATGAAATAA
- a CDS encoding ComF family protein, producing the protein MKIHPMIIEGNWKEGYTLDYFMLKSDYQGEDIFGYPIFDVEYSEIGRAVNELKYHKEYTKALEIAEVATEFIKEEWKIADKIDGIIATPPTFKREIQPLFQIVKHLGENLNKPISLDFFRKLTSEEIKRLPVEKKMELFKNSIIKERKLTKRGNILLVDDIFSTGATLKNLCELLKEDIYVDNIYVLTICKNIKSE; encoded by the coding sequence GTGAAGATACATCCTATGATTATAGAAGGAAATTGGAAAGAAGGTTATACTTTAGATTATTTTATGTTAAAAAGTGATTATCAAGGAGAAGATATATTTGGTTATCCAATATTTGATGTAGAATATAGTGAAATAGGTAGAGCTGTGAATGAACTAAAGTATCATAAAGAATATACAAAAGCATTAGAAATTGCTGAAGTAGCAACCGAATTTATAAAAGAGGAGTGGAAAATTGCAGATAAAATAGATGGAATAATAGCAACACCTCCAACATTTAAAAGAGAGATACAACCATTATTTCAGATAGTAAAACACTTAGGAGAAAACTTAAATAAGCCAATATCTTTAGATTTTTTTAGAAAACTAACTTCTGAAGAGATAAAAAGATTACCAGTAGAAAAGAAAATGGAATTATTTAAAAATAGTATAATAAAAGAAAGAAAATTGACTAAAAGAGGAAATATATTATTAGTTGATGATATTTTTAGTACAGGAGCTACTTTAAAAAATCTATGTGAACTTTTAAAAGAGGATATTTATGTTGATAATATATATGTTTTAACTATTTGTAAAAATATAAAAAGTGAATAA
- a CDS encoding cold-shock protein, which translates to MLKGTVKWFNKEKGFGFVTSEEGADYFVHFTGIVGEGFRTLEEGQAVTFEVTEGKKGPMAVDVKVA; encoded by the coding sequence ATGTTAAAGGGAACAGTAAAATGGTTTAACAAAGAAAAAGGATTTGGATTTGTAACTAGTGAAGAAGGTGCTGATTATTTCGTACACTTTACTGGAATAGTAGGAGAAGGATTCAGAACTTTAGAAGAGGGACAAGCTGTTACTTTCGAAGTTACAGAAGGTAAAAAAGGGCCTATGGCTGTAGACGTTAAAGTTGCTTAA
- a CDS encoding BglG family transcription antiterminator, whose protein sequence is MTNRMLDILKILLKNEGKTSYKELSEKVFINERTIRYDIEKINQLLLENSFLEIEKKSKGELFYSDLVMLSNIITFFQKNISTDEIKDEIIMFKTLFQERLNLNDLCEELNVSRTTIKNILREIRGRLEKYDLKLETEIQKGLILVGKENSIRMAQLKFLNRYFNYFSSNTSEHIKSLLDEIFSQDLKEYSKNFIDILMKEKNIVIADEPYLTLQNYICIMIWRLKDDKILTEIENENFFKGTSEYLQIKDHIKILEKHFHIDINDIELLRLTDLFLGCHNYCNEKSFYNFWIEIDVLAKKIIENFSINMEIDLTKDKNLLYGIINHLKPTIHRLKNRISLENSILNEFLKNYKPIFEATKKSVYPLEEFIGMEITSDEIAFLGTHFKSAIDKNFSLEKKVLIVCGFGYGTSKLLAQQLKNAYNVFVKDIIPIYKLEEYDLDEIDLIITTLHLDNNFSKPLVQVNTILSNDDKMNLEKAGLQEQQKKVKFSNLIKIIENNTLITNLTTLKKELKEFMGDLLIDDTNKNILSLSELLKNNIILQSDAKDWKEAIQEIGEMLVDDDTCDKSYIESMIKKIEEYGSYMVTNKKIAIPHSQNDNNVFKTSMGLLTLENEITFPGNLPVKIILIFSSVDGEEHLEALADFMDLSNNHNFLSKLDEFTNIRKVKDTIKKFEFLSKIGKNK, encoded by the coding sequence ATGACAAATAGAATGTTAGATATCTTGAAAATACTTTTAAAAAATGAGGGAAAAACCTCTTATAAAGAACTTTCTGAAAAAGTTTTTATAAATGAAAGAACTATTAGATATGATATAGAAAAAATTAACCAACTTCTTTTGGAAAATAGTTTTCTTGAAATAGAAAAAAAATCTAAGGGAGAGTTATTCTATTCTGATTTAGTTATGCTTTCTAATATAATCACTTTTTTTCAAAAAAATATTTCAACAGATGAGATAAAAGATGAAATTATTATGTTTAAAACTTTATTTCAAGAAAGATTGAATTTAAATGACCTATGTGAAGAACTGAATGTAAGTAGAACAACTATAAAGAACATTTTAAGAGAGATTCGTGGAAGATTAGAGAAGTATGATTTGAAATTAGAAACAGAGATTCAAAAAGGATTAATTTTAGTTGGAAAAGAAAATAGTATTAGAATGGCTCAATTAAAATTTTTAAATAGATATTTTAATTATTTTTCCTCTAATACTTCTGAACATATAAAAAGTTTATTAGATGAAATTTTCTCTCAAGACTTAAAAGAATACTCTAAAAATTTTATAGATATATTAATGAAAGAAAAAAATATTGTAATTGCTGATGAACCTTATTTAACTCTTCAAAATTATATTTGTATTATGATTTGGAGATTAAAAGATGATAAAATTTTAACTGAAATTGAAAATGAGAATTTTTTTAAGGGAACTTCTGAATATTTACAAATAAAAGATCATATAAAAATATTGGAGAAACATTTTCATATTGATATAAATGATATTGAACTTTTGAGATTAACAGATCTATTTTTAGGATGTCATAATTATTGCAATGAAAAAAGTTTTTATAATTTTTGGATAGAGATTGATGTTCTAGCAAAGAAAATAATAGAAAATTTCTCTATAAATATGGAAATTGATTTAACAAAAGATAAAAATTTATTATATGGAATTATTAATCACTTAAAACCAACTATTCATAGGTTAAAAAATAGAATTTCTTTAGAAAATTCTATTTTAAATGAATTTTTAAAAAATTATAAACCTATTTTTGAAGCTACTAAAAAATCTGTATATCCTTTAGAAGAGTTTATAGGAATGGAGATTACTTCTGATGAAATAGCTTTTCTTGGAACTCATTTTAAGAGTGCTATTGATAAAAATTTCTCTTTAGAGAAAAAAGTTTTAATCGTTTGTGGTTTTGGTTATGGAACATCAAAGCTTTTAGCTCAACAATTAAAAAATGCTTATAATGTTTTTGTAAAAGATATAATACCTATTTATAAATTAGAAGAGTATGATTTAGATGAAATTGATTTAATTATTACCACTTTACATTTAGATAATAACTTTTCAAAACCATTAGTACAAGTTAATACCATTTTATCTAATGATGATAAAATGAATTTAGAGAAAGCTGGATTACAAGAGCAACAGAAAAAAGTTAAATTTAGTAATTTGATAAAAATTATTGAGAATAATACCCTTATAACTAATTTAACAACATTAAAAAAAGAATTAAAAGAGTTTATGGGAGATCTATTGATTGATGATACCAACAAAAATATTCTTTCTTTATCAGAACTTTTGAAAAATAACATTATTTTACAAAGTGATGCTAAGGATTGGAAAGAAGCTATACAAGAGATTGGTGAGATGTTAGTAGATGATGATACTTGTGATAAAAGTTATATTGAGAGTATGATAAAAAAGATTGAAGAGTATGGTTCATATATGGTTACTAATAAAAAAATAGCTATTCCTCATAGTCAAAATGACAATAATGTTTTTAAAACAAGTATGGGACTTTTAACTTTAGAAAATGAAATTACTTTTCCAGGAAATCTTCCAGTTAAAATAATACTAATTTTTTCATCCGTTGATGGAGAAGAACATTTAGAAGCGTTAGCAGATTTTATGGATCTAAGTAATAATCATAATTTTCTATCTAAATTAGATGAATTTACGAATATTAGAAAAGTAAAAGATACAATTAAAAAATTTGAATTTTTATCTAAAATAGGAAAAAATAAGTAA
- a CDS encoding PTS fructose transporter subunit EIIC, protein MNFRNLIDENLIILDSECKTKVEAIEKLVDLLDASGVLESKEEFLKVVMERETKSPTGLEDGLAIPHGKSTTVKNAKISAMRFKNKITDWESVDEDNEVELAFLIAIPDSEKGSTHIEVLSNLTTLFMEDGFLDELKNAKTKKEFLNVILKNEKVEEEKIEEKVEEKIVVQEVAEKQDFKQTLNRMKEHLLFGTSHMIPFIVAGGVLLSLAVMLSGKGAVPDSGFLKEMADMGIAGLTLFTAILGGYIAYSIADKPGLAPGMIGSWIAVQNYKTGFLGAIIVGFIAGFIVQNLKKIKLPDSMKSLGSIFIYPLIGTFLVCSVVIWIIGNPIASMMEAMNSWLAGMAGSGKVLLGSILGGMTAFDMGGPINKVATLFAQTQVDTQPWLMGGVGIAICTPPLGMALATFMSPKKYTKEEKEAGKAAAIMGLIGISEGAIPFAAADPMRVLPAIVAGGIVGNVIGFLMNCINHAPWGGWIVLPVVEGKIGYIIGTIAGALVTALIVNALKPIAIEKEDSEEEEINYESVQGEGEAEVLAITSCPSGVAHTFLAAKALEKTATKLGVKIKVETQGANGIVNRITPKDVENAKVIIFAHDVAIKEPHRFKNIKIVDVKTKVAIQDPKTLIQNSLK, encoded by the coding sequence ATGAATTTTAGAAATTTAATTGATGAAAATCTAATTATTCTTGATTCAGAGTGTAAAACAAAAGTTGAAGCTATTGAAAAACTTGTTGATCTTTTAGATGCAAGTGGTGTACTAGAAAGTAAAGAAGAGTTTTTAAAAGTTGTAATGGAGAGAGAAACTAAATCTCCAACAGGATTAGAAGATGGATTAGCAATTCCTCATGGAAAATCTACAACTGTTAAAAACGCTAAAATTTCAGCAATGAGATTTAAAAATAAAATCACTGATTGGGAGTCAGTTGATGAAGATAATGAAGTGGAATTAGCATTCTTAATAGCTATTCCAGATTCAGAAAAAGGATCTACTCATATAGAAGTTTTATCAAATTTAACTACTCTATTTATGGAAGATGGATTTTTAGATGAATTAAAAAATGCTAAAACTAAAAAAGAGTTTTTAAATGTAATCTTAAAAAATGAAAAAGTTGAAGAGGAAAAAATTGAAGAAAAAGTTGAAGAAAAAATTGTAGTTCAAGAAGTTGCTGAAAAACAAGATTTTAAACAAACTTTGAATAGAATGAAAGAACACTTACTATTTGGAACATCTCACATGATTCCATTTATAGTTGCAGGAGGAGTTCTATTATCATTAGCAGTTATGTTATCAGGAAAAGGAGCTGTTCCAGATAGTGGATTCTTAAAAGAGATGGCAGATATGGGAATTGCAGGACTTACTCTTTTCACTGCAATACTTGGAGGATATATTGCTTACTCAATAGCTGATAAACCAGGATTAGCACCAGGTATGATTGGTTCTTGGATAGCTGTACAAAACTATAAAACAGGATTCTTAGGTGCAATCATTGTAGGATTTATAGCTGGATTTATCGTTCAAAACTTAAAGAAAATTAAATTACCAGATAGCATGAAATCTCTAGGTTCAATTTTTATCTATCCATTAATAGGAACTTTCTTAGTTTGTTCTGTTGTTATTTGGATAATTGGAAACCCTATTGCAAGTATGATGGAAGCTATGAATAGTTGGCTAGCTGGAATGGCTGGAAGTGGAAAAGTTCTATTAGGAAGTATTTTAGGAGGAATGACTGCATTTGATATGGGAGGACCTATCAATAAAGTTGCTACATTGTTTGCTCAAACTCAAGTTGATACTCAACCTTGGTTAATGGGAGGAGTTGGAATAGCTATTTGTACTCCACCATTAGGAATGGCATTAGCTACATTTATGTCTCCTAAAAAATATACTAAAGAGGAAAAAGAAGCAGGAAAAGCTGCTGCTATAATGGGCCTTATTGGTATTAGTGAAGGAGCAATTCCATTTGCTGCTGCAGACCCAATGAGAGTATTACCAGCAATAGTTGCAGGAGGAATTGTAGGAAACGTTATTGGATTCTTAATGAACTGTATTAACCACGCTCCTTGGGGAGGTTGGATTGTTCTTCCAGTAGTTGAAGGAAAAATAGGATATATAATCGGTACTATTGCTGGAGCTCTAGTTACTGCATTAATAGTAAATGCTTTAAAACCAATAGCAATTGAAAAAGAGGATTCTGAAGAGGAAGAAATAAACTATGAAAGTGTACAAGGAGAGGGAGAAGCTGAAGTATTAGCAATAACATCTTGTCCTTCTGGAGTTGCTCATACTTTCTTAGCAGCAAAAGCTCTAGAGAAAACTGCAACTAAATTAGGTGTAAAAATAAAAGTAGAAACTCAAGGAGCAAATGGAATTGTTAATAGAATAACTCCAAAAGATGTAGAAAATGCAAAAGTTATTATATTTGCTCATGATGTTGCTATAAAAGAACCTCATAGATTTAAAAATATAAAAATAGTAGATGTTAAAACTAAAGTTGCAATTCAAGATCCAAAAACTCTAATCCAAAATAGTTTAAAATAA